The following proteins are encoded in a genomic region of Lutra lutra chromosome 16, mLutLut1.2, whole genome shotgun sequence:
- the KDM6B gene encoding lysine-specific demethylase 6B isoform X2 encodes MHRAVDPPGARAAREAFALGGLSCAGAWSSCPPHPPPRSAWLPGGRCSASIGQPPLSAPLPPSHGSSSGHPNKPYYAPGTPTPRPLHGKLESLHGCVQALLREPAQPGLWEQLGQLYESEHDSEEAIRCYHSALRYGGSLAELGPRIGRLQQAQFWNFHAGSCQHRAKVLPPLEQVWNLLHLEHKRNYGAKRGGPPVKRAAEPPVVQPVPPVALSGPSGDEGLSPGGKRRRGCSSEQTGLPPGLPLPPPPLPPPPPPPPPPPPPPLPGLATSPPFQLTKPGLWSTLHGDVWGPERKGSAPPERQEQRHPLPHPYPYPAPAYTAHPPGHRLVPAAPPGPGPRPPGAESHGCPPATRPPGSDLRESRVQRSRMDSSVSPAATTACVPYAPSRPPGLPGTTSSSSSSSSNTGLRGTEPSPGIPGADHYQTPALDVSSHQGRLGPSAHSSRKPFLAAPAATPHLSLPPGPPSPPPPPCPRLLRPPPPPAWLKGPACRAPREDGEILEELFFGAEGRPRPPPPPLPHREGFLGPPAPRFSVGTQDSHTPPAPPATSSSSSSPTGPVSFPPPPYLARSLDPLPRPPTPTLSPQDPPLAPLTLPLPPAPPSSCHQNTSGSFRRPESPRPRVSFPKTPEVGPGPSPGPLNKAPQPAPPRVGELPARGPRLFDFPPTPLEDQFEEPAEFKILPDGLANIMKMLDESIRKEEEQQQQEAGVGPPPPLKEPFPSLQPPFPSDTAPAATASAAATTATAATAATATQEEEKKPPPALPPPPPLAKFPPQPPPVAAPLPPAAGPAGLLKSLASVLEGQKYCYRGSGAAVATRPGPLAATQYSPGPPSGATAPPSTSAAPGAQGSPQPSASSSSQFSTSGGPWARERRAGEEPAPGPMTPAPLPPPLPLPPARSESEVLEEISRACETLVERVGRSTTDPAGPVDAVGPVDAAGLVDSGTERLLPPAQAREESGGAGAAAGPGSGKRRQKEHQKEHRRHRRTCKDGVGRRPREGRAKTKAKAPKEKSRRVLGNLDLQSEEIQGREKARPDLGGASKAKPPAAPAPPPAPAPSAQPMPPSTPAPGKKTREEVPGPPGVSRADMLKLRSLSEGPPKELKIRLIKVESGDKETFMASEVEERRLRMADLTISHCAADVVRASKNAKVKGKFRESYLSPAQSVKPKINTEEKLPREKLNPPTPSIYLESKRDAFSPVLLQFCTDPRNPITVIRGLAGSLRLNLGLFSTKTLVEASGEHTVEVRTQVQQPSDENWDLTGTRQIWPCESSRSHTTIAKYAQYQASSFQESLQEEKESEDEESEEPDSTTGTPPSAPDPKNHHIIKFGTNIDLSDAKRWKPQLQELLKLPAFMRVTSTGNMLSHVGHTILGMNTVQLYMKVPGSRTPGHQENNNFCSVNINIGPGDCEWFAVHEHYWETISAFCDRHGVDYLTGSWWPILDDLYASNIPVYRFVQRPGDLVWINAGTVHWVQATGWCNNIAWNVGPLTAYQYQLALERYEWNEVKNVKSIVPMIHVSWNVARTVKISDPDLFKMIKFCLLQSMKHCQVQRESLVRAGKKIAYQGRVKDEPAYYCNECDVEVFNILFVTSENGSRNTYLVHCEACARRRSAGLQGVVVLEQYRTEELAQAYDAFSLAPASTSR; translated from the exons ATGCATCGGGCAGTGGACCCTCCAGGGGCCCGCGCTGCACGGGAAGCCTTTGCCCTTGGGGGCTTGAGCTGTGCTGGGGCCTGGAGCTCCTGCCCGCCCCATCCCCCTCCTCGTAGCGCATGGCTGCCTGGAGGCAG GTGCTCTGCCAGCATCGGGCAGCCCCCGCTCTCTGCGCCCCTACCCCCTTCACATGGCAGTAGTTCCGGGCACCCGAACAAACCGTATTATGCTCCAGG GACCCCCACTCCAAGACCCCTCCATGGGAAGCTGGAATCCCTGCATGGCTGTGTGCAGGCGTTGCTCCGAGAGCCGGCCCAGCCAGGGCTGTGGGAGCAGCTTGGGCAGCTGTACGAGTCTGAGCACGACAGTGAGGAGGCCATCCGCTGCTACCACAGCGCCCTTCGATATGGAGGAAGCTTGGCTGAGTTGGGGCCCCGCATTGGGCGACTGCAGCAG GCCCAGTTCTGGAACTTTCATGCTGGCTCCTGCCAGCACAGAGCTAAGGTCCTGCCTCCCCTGGAGCAAGTGTGGAACTTGCTGCACCTCGAG CACAAGCGGAATTACGGGGCCAAGCGGGGAGGTCCCCCAGTGAAGCGAGCCGCTGAACCCCCAGTGGTGCAGCCCGTGCCTCCTGTGGCACTCTCAGGCCCCTCGGGGGATGAGGGCCTTAGCCCTGGAGGCAAGCGCAGGAGAGGCTGCAGCTCAGAGCAG ACCGGCCTTCCCCCAGGGCTGCCGCTGCCACCACCGCCActgccaccgccgccgccaccaccgccgccaccaccgcccccacccctgcctggcctAGCCACTAGCCCTCCCTTTCAGCTGACCAAGCCAGGGCTCTGGAGTACCCTGCATGGAGATGTCTGGGGCCCCGAGCGCAAGGGTTCGGCACCCCCGGAGCGCCAG gAGCAGCGGCACCCGCTACCCCACCCGTATCCATACCCGGCTCCGGCCTACACGGCGCACCCCCCTGGCCACCGGCTGGTCCCGGCCGCACCCCCaggccccggcccccgccccccaggagcAGAGAGCCATGGCTGCCCGCCTGCCACCCGTCCCCCCGGAAGTGACCTTAGAGAGAGCAGAGTTCAGAGGTCGCGGATGGACTCCAGCGTTTCACCAGCAGCAACCACCGCCTGCGTGCCTTACGCCCCTTCCCGGCCCCCTGGCCTCCCCggcaccaccagcagcagcagtagcagcagcagcaacaccgGTCTCCGGGGCACGGAGCCGAGCCCAGGCATC CCCGGCGCTGACCATTACCAGACCCCTGCGCTGGACGTCTCCTCTCACCAAGGCCGCCTGGGGCCCTCCGCACACAGCAGTCGGAAACCGTTCCTGGCGGCTCCCGCTGCCACTCCTCACCTGTCCCTGCCGCCCGGGCCCCCCTCACCTCCTCCGCCACCCTGTCCCCGTCTCCTGCGTCCCCCACCGCCCCCTGCCTGGCTGAAGGGTCCGGCCTGCCGGGCACCCCGCGAGGATGGGGAGATCTTAGAGGAGCTCTTCTTCGGGGCTGAGGGACGCCCCcgtcctcccccaccacccctcccccaccgtgAGGGCTTCTTGGGGCCTCCGGCTCCCCGCTTTTCTGTGGGCACTCAGGATTCGCacacccctcccgcccccccagccaccagcagcagcagcagcagccctaCGGGGCCTGTGTCCTTCCCCCCGCCTCCCTACCTGGCCAGAAGTTTGGACCCCCTtccccggccccccacccccacactgagCCCCCAGGACCCACCTCTCGCACCCTTgactcttcccctgcccccagctcctccctcctcctgccaccaAAATACCTCAGGAAGCTTCAGGCGCCCGGAGAGCCCTCGGCCCAGGGTCTCCTTCCCAAAGACCCCCGAGGTGGGGCCGGGGCCGTCGCCAGGCCCCCTGAATAAAGCCCCCCAGCCTGCGCCGCCCAGGGTTGGGGAGCTGCCTGCCCGAGGCCCACGGCTCTTCGACTTTCCCCCTACCCCGCTGGAGGACCAGTTCGAGGAGCCGGCCGAGTTCAAGATCCTCCCCGACGGGCTGGCCAACATCATGAAGATGCTGGACGAGTCCATCCGCAAGGAggaagagcagcagcagcaggaggcaggcgtgggccccccgccccccctgaAGGAGCCCTTTCCATCTCTGCAGCCTCCATTCCCCAGTGACACAGCCCCAGCCGCCACCGCCTCTGCTGCCGCCACCACCGCCACGGCCGCCACCGCCGCCACAGCCacccaggaagaggagaagaagccACCACCAGCCCTGCCGCCGCCACCGCCTCTCGCGAagttcccaccccagcccccgcccGTGGCTGCCCCGCTGCCCCCAGCGGCCGGTCCGGCCGGCCTGCTCAAGTCCTTGGCCTCCGTGCTGGAGGGACAGAAGTACTGTTACCGGGGGTCTGGAGCAGCTGTTGCCACCCGGCCTGGGCCCTTGGCCGCCACTCAGTATTCCCCCGGCCCCCCGTCAGGTGCTACCGCCCCACCATCCACCTCAGCGGCCCCCGGCGCCCAGGGCTCCCCACAGCCCTCCGCTTCCTCGTCATCTCAGTTCTCTACCTCAGGCGGGCCCTGGGCCCGGGAGCGCAGGGCGGGCGAAGAGCCAGCCCCGGGCCCCATGACCCCCGCaccgctgcccccacccctccctctgccccctgctcggTCTGAGTCTGAGGTGCTAGAAGAGATCAGTCGGGCTTGTGAGACCCTCGTGGAGCGGGTGGGCCGTAGCACCACAGACCCGGCGGGCCCGGTGGATGCGGTGGGCCCGGTGGATGCGGCGGGCCTGGTGGACAGTGGGACTGAGCGGctgctgcctcctgctcaggCCCGGGAGGAGagtggtggggcgggggcggcggcagGACCAGGCAGCGGCAAGCGGCGGCAGAAGGAGCACCAGAAGGAGCACCGGCGGCACCGGCGGACCTGCAAGGATGGCGTGGGTCGGCGGCCCCGAGAGGGCAGGGCAAAGACCAAGGCCAAGGCCCCCAAAGAGAAGAGCCGCCGGGTGCTGGGCAACCTGGACCTGCAGAGCGAGGAGATCCAGGGGCGCGAGAAGGCCCGGCCCGATCTCGGTGGGGCCTCCAAGGCCAAGCCGCCCGCAGCTCCGGCCCCTCCACCGGCTCCCGCGCCCTCTGCCCAGCCcatgcccccctccacccccgcgcCCGGGAAGAAGACCCGGGAGGAAGTGCCAGGGCCCCCCGGCGTCAGCCGCGCTGACATGCTGAAGCTGCGCTCCCTTAGTGAGGGGCCCCCCAAGGAGCTGAAGATCCGCCTCATCAAGGTGGAGAGCGGCGACAAGGAGACCTTCATGGCCTCTGAGGTGGAGGAGCGGAGGCTGCGCATGGCGGACCTCACCATCAGCCACTGCGCCGCCGACGTGGTGCGCGCCAGCAA GAATGCCAAGGTGAAAGGGAAGTTTCGAGAGTCCTACCTTTCCCCTGCCCAGTCTGTGAAACCGAAGATCAACACTGAGGAGAAGCTGCCCCGGGAAAAACTCAACCCGCCCACCCCCAGCATCTAT CTGGAGAGCAAACGGGATGCCTTCTCGCCGGTGCTGCTGCAGTTCTGTACAGACCCTCGGAACCCCATCACCGTGATCCGGGGCCTGGCGGGCTCCTTGCGGCTCA ACTTGGGCCTCTTCTCCACCAAGACGCTGGTGGAGGCGAGTGGCGAGCACACGGTGGAGGTGCGCACGCAGGTGCAGCAACCCTCGGACGAGAACTGGGATCTGACAGGCACGCGGCAGATCTGGCCTTGCGAGAGCTCCCGCTCCCACACCACCATTGCCAAGTATGCACAGTACCAGGCTTCATCCTTCCAGGAGTCCCTGCAG gaggaaaaggagagcgAGGATGAGGAGTCTGAGGAGCCGGACAGCACCACGGGGACCCCTCCCAG CGCGCCTGACCCGAAGAACCATCACATCATCAAGTTCGGCACCAACATCGACCTGTCCGATGCCAAGAG GTGGAAGCCCCAGCTGCAGGAGCTGCTGAAGCTGCCCGCCTTCATGCGGGTCACGTCCACCGGCAACATGCTGAGCCACGTGGGCCACACCATCCTGGGGATGAACACGGTGCAGCTATACATGAAGGTCCCCGGCAGCCGGACTCCAG GCCACCAGGAGAACAACAACTTCTGCTCCGTCAACATCAACATTGGCCCTGGCGACTGCGAGTGGTTCGCGGTGCACGAGCACTACTGGGAGACCATCAGTGCTTTCTGCGACCG GCATGGTGTGGACTACCTGACTGGTTCCTGGTGGCCGATCTTGGATGACCTTTATGCTTCCAATATCCCCGTGTACCGCTTCGTACAGCGCCCTGGAGACCTCGTGTGGATTAATGCGGGCACCGTGCACTGGGTGCAGGCCACCGGCTGGTGCAACAACATCGCCTGGAACGTGGGGCCCCTCACCG CCTATCAGTACCAGCTGGCCCTGGAACGATACGAGTGGAACGAGGTGAAGAACGTCAAATCCATCGTGCCCATGATTCACGTTTCCTGGAACGTGGCTCGCACCGTCAAGATCAGCGACCCGGACTTGTTCAAGATGATCAA GTTCTGCCTTCTGCAGTCCATGAAGCACTGCCAGGTGCAGCGCGAGAGCCTGGTGCGCGCCGGCAAGAAGATCGCTTACCAGGGCCGCGTCAAGGACGAGCCCGCCTACTACTGCAACGAGTGCGAC GTGGAGGTGTTCAACATCCTGTTCGTGACAAGCGAGAATGGCAGCCGCAACACGTACCTGGTGCACTGCGAGGCGTGCGCTCGGCGGCGCAGCGCCGGCCTGCAGGGCGTGGTGGTCCTGGAGCAGTATCGCACCGAGGAGCTGGCACAGGCCTACGACGCCTTCTCGCTG GCCCCCGCCAGCACGTCGCGATGA
- the KDM6B gene encoding lysine-specific demethylase 6B isoform X1 — MHRAVDPPGARAAREAFALGGLSCAGAWSSCPPHPPPRSAWLPGGRCSASIGQPPLSAPLPPSHGSSSGHPNKPYYAPGTPTPRPLHGKLESLHGCVQALLREPAQPGLWEQLGQLYESEHDSEEAIRCYHSALRYGGSLAELGPRIGRLQQAQFWNFHAGSCQHRAKVLPPLEQVWNLLHLEHKRNYGAKRGGPPVKRAAEPPVVQPVPPVALSGPSGDEGLSPGGKRRRGCSSEQTGLPPGLPLPPPPLPPPPPPPPPPPPPPLPGLATSPPFQLTKPGLWSTLHGDVWGPERKGSAPPERQEQRHPLPHPYPYPAPAYTAHPPGHRLVPAAPPGPGPRPPGAESHGCPPATRPPGSDLRESRVQRSRMDSSVSPAATTACVPYAPSRPPGLPGTTSSSSSSSSNTGLRGTEPSPGIPGADHYQTPALDVSSHQGRLGPSAHSSRKPFLAAPAATPHLSLPPGPPSPPPPPCPRLLRPPPPPAWLKGPACRAPREDGEILEELFFGAEGRPRPPPPPLPHREGFLGPPAPRFSVGTQDSHTPPAPPATSSSSSSPTGPVSFPPPPYLARSLDPLPRPPTPTLSPQDPPLAPLTLPLPPAPPSSCHQNTSGSFRRPESPRPRVSFPKTPEVGPGPSPGPLNKAPQPAPPRVGELPARGPRLFDFPPTPLEDQFEEPAEFKILPDGLANIMKMLDESIRKEEEQQQQEAGVGPPPPLKEPFPSLQPPFPSDTAPAATASAAATTATAATAATATQEEEKKPPPALPPPPPLAKFPPQPPPVAAPLPPAAGPAGLLKSLASVLEGQKYCYRGSGAAVATRPGPLAATQYSPGPPSGATAPPSTSAAPGAQGSPQPSASSSSQFSTSGGPWARERRAGEEPAPGPMTPAPLPPPLPLPPARSESEVLEEISRACETLVERVGRSTTDPAGPVDAVGPVDAAGLVDSGTERLLPPAQAREESGGAGAAAGPGSGKRRQKEHQKEHRRHRRTCKDGVGRRPREGRAKTKAKAPKEKSRRVLGNLDLQSEEIQGREKARPDLGGASKAKPPAAPAPPPAPAPSAQPMPPSTPAPGKKTREEVPGPPGVSRADMLKLRSLSEGPPKELKIRLIKVESGDKETFMASEVEERRLRMADLTISHCAADVVRASKNAKVKGKFRESYLSPAQSVKPKINTEEKLPREKLNPPTPSIYLESKRDAFSPVLLQFCTDPRNPITVIRGLAGSLRLNLGLFSTKTLVEASGEHTVEVRTQVQQPSDENWDLTGTRQIWPCESSRSHTTIAKYAQYQASSFQESLQEEKESEDEESEEPDSTTGTPPSSAPDPKNHHIIKFGTNIDLSDAKRWKPQLQELLKLPAFMRVTSTGNMLSHVGHTILGMNTVQLYMKVPGSRTPGHQENNNFCSVNINIGPGDCEWFAVHEHYWETISAFCDRHGVDYLTGSWWPILDDLYASNIPVYRFVQRPGDLVWINAGTVHWVQATGWCNNIAWNVGPLTAYQYQLALERYEWNEVKNVKSIVPMIHVSWNVARTVKISDPDLFKMIKFCLLQSMKHCQVQRESLVRAGKKIAYQGRVKDEPAYYCNECDVEVFNILFVTSENGSRNTYLVHCEACARRRSAGLQGVVVLEQYRTEELAQAYDAFSLAPASTSR; from the exons ATGCATCGGGCAGTGGACCCTCCAGGGGCCCGCGCTGCACGGGAAGCCTTTGCCCTTGGGGGCTTGAGCTGTGCTGGGGCCTGGAGCTCCTGCCCGCCCCATCCCCCTCCTCGTAGCGCATGGCTGCCTGGAGGCAG GTGCTCTGCCAGCATCGGGCAGCCCCCGCTCTCTGCGCCCCTACCCCCTTCACATGGCAGTAGTTCCGGGCACCCGAACAAACCGTATTATGCTCCAGG GACCCCCACTCCAAGACCCCTCCATGGGAAGCTGGAATCCCTGCATGGCTGTGTGCAGGCGTTGCTCCGAGAGCCGGCCCAGCCAGGGCTGTGGGAGCAGCTTGGGCAGCTGTACGAGTCTGAGCACGACAGTGAGGAGGCCATCCGCTGCTACCACAGCGCCCTTCGATATGGAGGAAGCTTGGCTGAGTTGGGGCCCCGCATTGGGCGACTGCAGCAG GCCCAGTTCTGGAACTTTCATGCTGGCTCCTGCCAGCACAGAGCTAAGGTCCTGCCTCCCCTGGAGCAAGTGTGGAACTTGCTGCACCTCGAG CACAAGCGGAATTACGGGGCCAAGCGGGGAGGTCCCCCAGTGAAGCGAGCCGCTGAACCCCCAGTGGTGCAGCCCGTGCCTCCTGTGGCACTCTCAGGCCCCTCGGGGGATGAGGGCCTTAGCCCTGGAGGCAAGCGCAGGAGAGGCTGCAGCTCAGAGCAG ACCGGCCTTCCCCCAGGGCTGCCGCTGCCACCACCGCCActgccaccgccgccgccaccaccgccgccaccaccgcccccacccctgcctggcctAGCCACTAGCCCTCCCTTTCAGCTGACCAAGCCAGGGCTCTGGAGTACCCTGCATGGAGATGTCTGGGGCCCCGAGCGCAAGGGTTCGGCACCCCCGGAGCGCCAG gAGCAGCGGCACCCGCTACCCCACCCGTATCCATACCCGGCTCCGGCCTACACGGCGCACCCCCCTGGCCACCGGCTGGTCCCGGCCGCACCCCCaggccccggcccccgccccccaggagcAGAGAGCCATGGCTGCCCGCCTGCCACCCGTCCCCCCGGAAGTGACCTTAGAGAGAGCAGAGTTCAGAGGTCGCGGATGGACTCCAGCGTTTCACCAGCAGCAACCACCGCCTGCGTGCCTTACGCCCCTTCCCGGCCCCCTGGCCTCCCCggcaccaccagcagcagcagtagcagcagcagcaacaccgGTCTCCGGGGCACGGAGCCGAGCCCAGGCATC CCCGGCGCTGACCATTACCAGACCCCTGCGCTGGACGTCTCCTCTCACCAAGGCCGCCTGGGGCCCTCCGCACACAGCAGTCGGAAACCGTTCCTGGCGGCTCCCGCTGCCACTCCTCACCTGTCCCTGCCGCCCGGGCCCCCCTCACCTCCTCCGCCACCCTGTCCCCGTCTCCTGCGTCCCCCACCGCCCCCTGCCTGGCTGAAGGGTCCGGCCTGCCGGGCACCCCGCGAGGATGGGGAGATCTTAGAGGAGCTCTTCTTCGGGGCTGAGGGACGCCCCcgtcctcccccaccacccctcccccaccgtgAGGGCTTCTTGGGGCCTCCGGCTCCCCGCTTTTCTGTGGGCACTCAGGATTCGCacacccctcccgcccccccagccaccagcagcagcagcagcagccctaCGGGGCCTGTGTCCTTCCCCCCGCCTCCCTACCTGGCCAGAAGTTTGGACCCCCTtccccggccccccacccccacactgagCCCCCAGGACCCACCTCTCGCACCCTTgactcttcccctgcccccagctcctccctcctcctgccaccaAAATACCTCAGGAAGCTTCAGGCGCCCGGAGAGCCCTCGGCCCAGGGTCTCCTTCCCAAAGACCCCCGAGGTGGGGCCGGGGCCGTCGCCAGGCCCCCTGAATAAAGCCCCCCAGCCTGCGCCGCCCAGGGTTGGGGAGCTGCCTGCCCGAGGCCCACGGCTCTTCGACTTTCCCCCTACCCCGCTGGAGGACCAGTTCGAGGAGCCGGCCGAGTTCAAGATCCTCCCCGACGGGCTGGCCAACATCATGAAGATGCTGGACGAGTCCATCCGCAAGGAggaagagcagcagcagcaggaggcaggcgtgggccccccgccccccctgaAGGAGCCCTTTCCATCTCTGCAGCCTCCATTCCCCAGTGACACAGCCCCAGCCGCCACCGCCTCTGCTGCCGCCACCACCGCCACGGCCGCCACCGCCGCCACAGCCacccaggaagaggagaagaagccACCACCAGCCCTGCCGCCGCCACCGCCTCTCGCGAagttcccaccccagcccccgcccGTGGCTGCCCCGCTGCCCCCAGCGGCCGGTCCGGCCGGCCTGCTCAAGTCCTTGGCCTCCGTGCTGGAGGGACAGAAGTACTGTTACCGGGGGTCTGGAGCAGCTGTTGCCACCCGGCCTGGGCCCTTGGCCGCCACTCAGTATTCCCCCGGCCCCCCGTCAGGTGCTACCGCCCCACCATCCACCTCAGCGGCCCCCGGCGCCCAGGGCTCCCCACAGCCCTCCGCTTCCTCGTCATCTCAGTTCTCTACCTCAGGCGGGCCCTGGGCCCGGGAGCGCAGGGCGGGCGAAGAGCCAGCCCCGGGCCCCATGACCCCCGCaccgctgcccccacccctccctctgccccctgctcggTCTGAGTCTGAGGTGCTAGAAGAGATCAGTCGGGCTTGTGAGACCCTCGTGGAGCGGGTGGGCCGTAGCACCACAGACCCGGCGGGCCCGGTGGATGCGGTGGGCCCGGTGGATGCGGCGGGCCTGGTGGACAGTGGGACTGAGCGGctgctgcctcctgctcaggCCCGGGAGGAGagtggtggggcgggggcggcggcagGACCAGGCAGCGGCAAGCGGCGGCAGAAGGAGCACCAGAAGGAGCACCGGCGGCACCGGCGGACCTGCAAGGATGGCGTGGGTCGGCGGCCCCGAGAGGGCAGGGCAAAGACCAAGGCCAAGGCCCCCAAAGAGAAGAGCCGCCGGGTGCTGGGCAACCTGGACCTGCAGAGCGAGGAGATCCAGGGGCGCGAGAAGGCCCGGCCCGATCTCGGTGGGGCCTCCAAGGCCAAGCCGCCCGCAGCTCCGGCCCCTCCACCGGCTCCCGCGCCCTCTGCCCAGCCcatgcccccctccacccccgcgcCCGGGAAGAAGACCCGGGAGGAAGTGCCAGGGCCCCCCGGCGTCAGCCGCGCTGACATGCTGAAGCTGCGCTCCCTTAGTGAGGGGCCCCCCAAGGAGCTGAAGATCCGCCTCATCAAGGTGGAGAGCGGCGACAAGGAGACCTTCATGGCCTCTGAGGTGGAGGAGCGGAGGCTGCGCATGGCGGACCTCACCATCAGCCACTGCGCCGCCGACGTGGTGCGCGCCAGCAA GAATGCCAAGGTGAAAGGGAAGTTTCGAGAGTCCTACCTTTCCCCTGCCCAGTCTGTGAAACCGAAGATCAACACTGAGGAGAAGCTGCCCCGGGAAAAACTCAACCCGCCCACCCCCAGCATCTAT CTGGAGAGCAAACGGGATGCCTTCTCGCCGGTGCTGCTGCAGTTCTGTACAGACCCTCGGAACCCCATCACCGTGATCCGGGGCCTGGCGGGCTCCTTGCGGCTCA ACTTGGGCCTCTTCTCCACCAAGACGCTGGTGGAGGCGAGTGGCGAGCACACGGTGGAGGTGCGCACGCAGGTGCAGCAACCCTCGGACGAGAACTGGGATCTGACAGGCACGCGGCAGATCTGGCCTTGCGAGAGCTCCCGCTCCCACACCACCATTGCCAAGTATGCACAGTACCAGGCTTCATCCTTCCAGGAGTCCCTGCAG gaggaaaaggagagcgAGGATGAGGAGTCTGAGGAGCCGGACAGCACCACGGGGACCCCTCCCAG CAGCGCGCCTGACCCGAAGAACCATCACATCATCAAGTTCGGCACCAACATCGACCTGTCCGATGCCAAGAG GTGGAAGCCCCAGCTGCAGGAGCTGCTGAAGCTGCCCGCCTTCATGCGGGTCACGTCCACCGGCAACATGCTGAGCCACGTGGGCCACACCATCCTGGGGATGAACACGGTGCAGCTATACATGAAGGTCCCCGGCAGCCGGACTCCAG GCCACCAGGAGAACAACAACTTCTGCTCCGTCAACATCAACATTGGCCCTGGCGACTGCGAGTGGTTCGCGGTGCACGAGCACTACTGGGAGACCATCAGTGCTTTCTGCGACCG GCATGGTGTGGACTACCTGACTGGTTCCTGGTGGCCGATCTTGGATGACCTTTATGCTTCCAATATCCCCGTGTACCGCTTCGTACAGCGCCCTGGAGACCTCGTGTGGATTAATGCGGGCACCGTGCACTGGGTGCAGGCCACCGGCTGGTGCAACAACATCGCCTGGAACGTGGGGCCCCTCACCG CCTATCAGTACCAGCTGGCCCTGGAACGATACGAGTGGAACGAGGTGAAGAACGTCAAATCCATCGTGCCCATGATTCACGTTTCCTGGAACGTGGCTCGCACCGTCAAGATCAGCGACCCGGACTTGTTCAAGATGATCAA GTTCTGCCTTCTGCAGTCCATGAAGCACTGCCAGGTGCAGCGCGAGAGCCTGGTGCGCGCCGGCAAGAAGATCGCTTACCAGGGCCGCGTCAAGGACGAGCCCGCCTACTACTGCAACGAGTGCGAC GTGGAGGTGTTCAACATCCTGTTCGTGACAAGCGAGAATGGCAGCCGCAACACGTACCTGGTGCACTGCGAGGCGTGCGCTCGGCGGCGCAGCGCCGGCCTGCAGGGCGTGGTGGTCCTGGAGCAGTATCGCACCGAGGAGCTGGCACAGGCCTACGACGCCTTCTCGCTG GCCCCCGCCAGCACGTCGCGATGA